Proteins co-encoded in one Ruegeria pomeroyi DSS-3 genomic window:
- a CDS encoding sensor histidine kinase, with the protein MRDTGTSESNRSGDVVLGDDWVAPHSTVSKELRVKRARRSLFSLRGSPLTRKIITFNLIALIILVAGILYLNDARNGLVVQRAGALVGETQLVADVFEAQITGSAPVNLATGDGVDVDATLEDLSLRRGVEVFVFDTARNMVGQTKGTHVNPRLQALFEDKTGSTIITDALSGLWRAVSSIFANAPKSSAPALEQQIASLLPEALAGETRVETVLNTAGGTVIAAATPILQAGTPIGAVAMASPAGEIDALARRDRERVLQMFVVALLVSVGLSLVLASTIANPLADLAEAAELGRDRNSRRMNPGRIRIPDLSARPDEIGRLSRALRGMVSALYNRIEGNEQFAADVAHEIKNPLASLQSAVGTLRMVRREDQRDKLLSVIEHDVRRLDRLVSDISNASRLDAELVKEEEQSFNLLTMLDNLNQYLGEDARSKGIDYITDMPPDPIMIQGLEARLAQVFVNLITNAISFCEDGDAIRVWTRRRANRVLIVVEDTGPGIPDEALAKIFKRFYSQRPEEHFGNNSGLGLAISKQIVEAHGGVIWAENIRPTEADVTSDPLGARFVVGLPI; encoded by the coding sequence GTGCGCGACACCGGAACCTCAGAAAGCAACCGCAGCGGAGACGTTGTGCTGGGCGACGACTGGGTCGCCCCGCACAGTACCGTGTCCAAGGAGTTGCGTGTAAAACGGGCGCGGCGCAGCCTGTTCTCGCTGCGTGGCTCGCCGCTGACGCGCAAGATCATCACCTTCAACCTGATCGCCCTGATCATCCTGGTTGCGGGCATTCTCTATCTCAATGACGCCCGCAACGGGCTGGTCGTGCAGCGTGCCGGCGCGCTGGTCGGCGAGACCCAGCTGGTCGCCGATGTTTTCGAGGCGCAGATCACCGGCAGCGCGCCGGTCAATCTGGCCACCGGCGACGGGGTTGATGTGGACGCCACGCTCGAGGATCTCAGCCTGCGCCGGGGCGTCGAGGTGTTTGTATTCGATACCGCGCGCAACATGGTCGGCCAGACCAAGGGCACGCATGTCAATCCGCGCCTTCAGGCCCTGTTCGAGGACAAGACCGGCAGCACGATCATCACCGACGCGCTCAGCGGGTTGTGGCGCGCCGTTTCCTCCATCTTTGCCAACGCCCCCAAAAGCTCGGCGCCGGCTCTGGAACAACAGATCGCCTCGCTCCTGCCCGAAGCCCTGGCAGGAGAGACCCGCGTCGAAACGGTGCTGAACACCGCCGGTGGTACCGTGATCGCGGCGGCGACCCCGATCCTTCAGGCCGGAACCCCGATCGGGGCGGTGGCAATGGCCAGCCCCGCCGGAGAGATCGACGCGCTCGCCCGCCGCGACCGCGAGCGGGTGTTGCAGATGTTCGTGGTGGCGCTGCTGGTATCGGTCGGGTTGAGCCTGGTTCTGGCCTCGACCATCGCCAATCCGTTGGCCGATCTGGCCGAGGCGGCCGAACTAGGCCGCGACCGCAATTCGCGGCGCATGAACCCCGGTCGTATCCGCATCCCCGACCTGTCCGCCCGTCCCGACGAGATCGGCCGGCTCAGCCGGGCGCTGCGCGGCATGGTCTCGGCGCTCTACAATCGGATCGAGGGCAACGAACAATTTGCGGCCGATGTGGCGCATGAGATCAAGAACCCGCTTGCCAGCCTGCAATCGGCGGTGGGCACCCTGCGCATGGTCCGGCGCGAGGATCAGCGCGACAAGCTGCTTTCGGTCATCGAACATGACGTGCGCCGGCTTGACCGTCTGGTCAGCGACATCTCCAATGCCTCGCGGCTGGATGCCGAGTTGGTCAAGGAAGAGGAGCAATCTTTCAACCTGTTGACCATGCTGGACAATCTCAACCAGTATCTGGGTGAAGATGCCCGCTCCAAGGGGATCGACTATATCACCGACATGCCGCCTGACCCGATCATGATACAGGGGCTCGAAGCGCGGCTGGCGCAGGTTTTCGTCAATCTGATCACCAATGCGATTTCCTTCTGCGAGGATGGTGATGCAATCCGGGTCTGGACCCGCCGCCGCGCCAACCGGGTGCTGATCGTGGTCGAGGATACCGGCCCGGGCATCCCGGACGAGGCGCTGGCGAAGATTTTCAAACGCTTCTACTCCCAGCGCCCCGAAGAGCATTTTGGCAACAATTCCGGCCTTGGACTTGCGATTTCGAAACAGATCGTCGAGGCGCATGGCGGTGTGATCTGGGCTGAGAACATCCGCCCGACCGAAGCCGATGTCACCTCGGATCCGCTGGGCGCGCGCTTTGTCGTGGGCCTGCCGATCTAA
- a CDS encoding HPr kinase/phosphorylase translates to MITGASGSGKSALALEMMALGARLVADDRVILRAAPHGIVADAPDTIRGMIEARGLGLLRAEPAGPVVLSHVLDLDRSEPNRLPEFREILLLRHSVPLLFRPDTPHLAASLIQLLKAGRVAPMR, encoded by the coding sequence TTGATCACCGGTGCCTCGGGCAGCGGCAAGTCGGCACTGGCACTCGAGATGATGGCGCTGGGTGCGCGTCTGGTCGCGGATGACCGGGTGATCTTGCGCGCGGCCCCGCATGGCATAGTTGCCGACGCTCCCGACACGATCCGGGGCATGATCGAGGCCCGGGGGCTGGGTCTTTTGCGGGCCGAGCCGGCTGGCCCTGTTGTCCTGTCTCATGTGCTGGACCTGGATCGCTCTGAACCGAACCGCTTGCCGGAATTTCGGGAAATATTGCTTCTGAGACATTCGGTTCCCTTGCTTTTCCGGCCCGATACCCCCCATCTAGCAGCGTCGTTGATCCAACTTCTAAAGGCGGGGCGCGTGGCCCCAATGCGTTAA
- the rapZ gene encoding RNase adapter RapZ, whose product MGEISQIVFVTGPSGAGRSTAINVLEDLGFEAIDNLPMGLLMRLLDGPALRRPLALGLDARNRDFSTEGFLDLSKRLASLEGFQVTTLYLDCSADILLRRFSETRRRHPMSPGSSPLEGVEHELELLRPIREAADTLIDTTALNVHQLRREVERWFAPSGGSMLAISVESFSYKRGLPRGLDMVFDCRFLANPHWQPDLRAADGRDPAVAAYVHADPQYLPFFTRVTDLLQSLLPAFRSEGKAHLSVGFGCTGGQHRSVALTEAVAKALAEAGGQVSIRHREMERRKPDARPD is encoded by the coding sequence ATGGGTGAGATTTCTCAGATCGTATTTGTGACAGGGCCGTCGGGCGCCGGACGGTCAACGGCGATCAACGTTTTAGAGGATCTCGGCTTCGAGGCGATCGACAACCTGCCGATGGGCCTGTTGATGCGTTTGCTCGACGGACCGGCCTTGCGTCGCCCGCTCGCTCTTGGTCTTGACGCGCGAAACCGGGATTTCTCGACCGAGGGTTTCCTTGATCTGTCCAAGCGTCTGGCCTCGCTCGAGGGATTTCAGGTGACCACCCTCTATCTGGATTGCAGCGCCGACATACTCCTGCGTCGTTTTTCCGAGACCCGGCGGCGCCACCCGATGTCACCGGGGTCAAGCCCGCTTGAGGGGGTCGAACACGAACTCGAGCTGTTGCGCCCGATCCGCGAGGCCGCTGATACGCTGATCGACACCACTGCCCTGAACGTGCACCAGCTGCGCAGAGAAGTCGAAAGATGGTTCGCGCCCTCGGGCGGCAGCATGCTGGCCATCTCGGTCGAGAGTTTTTCTTACAAGCGTGGCTTGCCGCGCGGGCTGGACATGGTGTTCGACTGCCGCTTTCTGGCCAATCCGCATTGGCAACCCGATCTGCGCGCCGCGGATGGGCGCGATCCCGCGGTGGCCGCGTATGTGCATGCCGACCCGCAATATCTGCCGTTCTTCACGCGGGTCACCGACCTGCTGCAATCCCTGTTGCCGGCCTTTCGCAGCGAGGGAAAGGCGCATCTGAGCGTCGGTTTCGGATGTACCGGAGGGCAACACCGATCGGTCGCATTGACCGAAGCGGTGGCAAAGGCCCTTGCAGAGGCGGGCGGGCAGGTGTCAATTAGGCATCGCGAAATGGAACGGCGCAAGCCGGATGCGAGGCCGGATTGA